The segment TCATGAAAATGCCTGAAAGACGTTGGAAATTCGAAGTATCACGTCCTGGAGTTACTCAACCAGGATCAAGGTCAAGATTGGAGTTGGAGTTAGAGTTCAAAGAGCCTGCAGACGTCCGTTCCTGGTAGTGGGGTTTTCGTATGgcgcaaaaaacaacaacaaaaaaacaaacaactaagatggtgtacaaaaacaaaagagacaAAATATCCACCTTTATTTCCCAAGATAGAAAAAAGATATATACCTTACAGCTACATCGCATTACACCGAGCGGGTCCGGTATTAACTTCCGCCCCTCACTCACTCAACTCCTCCCCATTTCCATTTCCCCTCGATTTCCCTCACTCACAGCTGCGTCATCTGGTTGAGCAGgccgttctgctgctgcagcagcagatcgtTGTCCAGCTTGTAGTGCTGCTCGCAGAACTCCTCCAGCCGCTTCACAGCCTCGACGATCATCTCCTCCGGCACGGTCAGCACCAGGCGGAAGTAGTTCGGGTACTCGAAGCACTGGCCGGGCAGACAGAAGACGCTCTGCTCGGCGACCAGCGCCTCGACAAAGCGTAGATCCGTCTCGAACTCGGGAAAGTGCTCCACGTCGATGCCGACCATCATGTACATCGCGCCGCCGGGCATGATCGGGTTGAGGCCCCGGATCTGCTTGATGCCCTTGTACGCCAGCTCAGCGTGGCGCTGTGgagagaaaaacgaaaacaaaagagaaGGAACCATTGTGGTTGATGCCGCCTGCTAGCGCTCCTCCGCACTCCGACCACTTACATGCAGCGTCGCGACCAGATCGTCGAAGAAGTCGTTCGGCGTGTTGTCCAGGATGGCGGGCAGGGCGCGCTGCACCAGCGTGTTGCTGCCCAGGATGCGCACGGACAGGTTGGCCAGCCCGCGCCGCACCTCCCCGAACACCCCGTCCCGGTCGTGCACGATGATCCAGCCCATGCGCCAGCCCGGCACCAGGAAGCGCTTGGTCAGCCCGCCGCACGACAGCACCGGGACGCGCTGGGACAGCGTGCTGACCGCGTGGAACTCCTGCCCGGGAAAGACGAAATGCTCGTAGATCTCGTCCGCAATGATCGGCACAAAGTGCCGCTCGGCAATGTCCACGATCGCCTCCAGGTGGGCGCGCGGAAACACGCTGCCGCACGGGTTGCCCGGATTCGTCACGACCAGCGCGCACGTCTGCTCGTCGAtcagctgctcgagctggacCAGGTCCGCCTCCCAGTTGCGCTCCGGCAGCAGATCGTACGTCCGGCACTCGATGCCGAACCCCTCCGCCAGCGTCCGGTAGATCGAGAAGCCCGGCTTCGGCACCAGAATGTTCCGGCCCGGCCCGCCCAGCACCGAGATGCAGAGGTCGAGCGCGCTGCTGCACCCGCTGCACAGGATCACGTCCGCCGCCGTCACTGGCCCCTGGTGCTGCACGTACCGGGCGACCGCTTCCCGCGCCTCCAGGTGGCCGTTCGCCGGCGCGTACCCATTGCCGCTGCCGTCCTCGAGCGCTTGCCGGACCGCGTCGACCGTTTCCTGCGACGGTTTGAGGTTGCCGAACGTGGTCGGATCACCTGCGGATGGGCGGCGATTTGGTTTGGAGTTGTCCagggaaagagaaaaggaaagaaaacaacaacgaagCGAAAGTCAGTGCAAATGGACGGGAATGGGAGGAGAGATAGCAAGCAAGCCTCCAAAATGAAGTTGCGACGCAACAAACTCACCGCCCCAAGACAAGGGACATCTCGCAAAGAAGAGGACGGCAAACTGGATTTGACTAAAAACcaccccttcccctcccccagCCCAACCAAACCAcccaccaaaacaaaaaaaaaaaggaacgaaatCCCAAACTGGATTGTGTGAGATACGTTTTGGTCGTTGGATGATGTCGCCGTCGTCTTCGTTGCTACAGAGGGGAGCGTATGTCAGAATTTCAGGCTGCGGCTACGAAGTGAAAGCCACCAGAGCTGCCGAATAAAGCTGAAAAGGCCCCAAGGCTCGTCGACTCCCCCAATCGTcagtgagagagaggaaaaaacaaaacctgttGGAGATGCAGTTCGTTGCGAGATGGTCGTTTAGAAGAAGGTGTGATTCTTTGGATTCCTGCTAGCTAGGATAGAACTGTTGTTGGAGGTGGAATGAATAgacgaagaggaggagggggggggggacattTGGACAAGGCACACCAGGCGCCAGGTCCAGCAgaccaaaccaaaaaccatATCAAATCCATCCAAATCTCGATCGAGACCCCTCCAGACGGTTGATGTTGGGAAGGAATTCAGGATTTTACTTTTTCGAACATACATTCTTGTtttgtaggtgtgtgtgtgtgtgtgtgtgttgccggGTATGGGTCCTGCCATTTCGGGTCCAGCGGCACCCGGACGGGAAAACCTGTTTGGCTGCGCGCACGGGCGCAACTGATTggttcgcgcgcgcgcctccGGTCGCGCAAGGTGGCGTGATTGGCGCAGTAGACGTGATTGGCGCAGTGGGCCGTCTCCATGgttgggggtggtggtggagagGTAAAAAGAAATGACACCGCGGCACAGTGACAAAGCAGTTTGGGCACTATGCAAATACCGCACTCGGCTAGAAAACTCGAACTAAGCTCGAACGGAGCGTTGCTGGGGGGAGATGGGGGTGGTGGGAAGGAACTTCACTATCCGGCAACGCACATAGAGATACGACGAAGCGGAGAACCCAATACCAAAGCCAATTCCAAACCTGACCAGCGGGCTTTTGTGggcctttttgtgtgtgtctggagTCGAaaagcaagcgacgaacctcggGCCCCGCGACGAACAAAAGCCTGCACGCCACGTGCCGTGGAGGCAGCAGGGCGGAGCGATTGCGCAAGATGCTGTTCTGGCCTATATACTGTTTTTGTGCTTAAGTTTGTGCGAAGAAGTTCGCGCGAGGATCTCCCTATCACTTACCTATCGAGAGCGCTATCAGCGGCTTGCTCGGATTCGGCTGGATGTTCAGCCCCTCGACGATGGCACGGATCGGGTTATGCGTCAGCCGGGCGAACTCCGATATTGCCACGTTCCATCGGTTGCGCTTGCTCTTGATCGGGCGCTGGTTGTTGAGTTGGTGAAGCGTCGCTGGCAGATCGACCAGATCTTTCATAGTCACCAAATGTCGGGTGTGGGTACTGCGCTGCCGACAGCTTCTCTGATATGGGCGAAATGTAACTACCTTTTCCCCTTATTGCCACCACTTGCCTCCTGCTTCCGGGAAAGAGTCCCCGCACAAGCCCCGTGAGCCGCTCGCTCGCACTGGTTACCCTGGTTGAATGGTGCCTCAAGCGCGAGTTCGCCGATGCATGAGCCTTCGCTATGCGATGGAGTCCTGAGGTGCTCCAGGAAGTTTGCTTGTAATTACTGCTCGCACGCAGGTCCTTAACACCGTAACCAGCACACTACCCCAGCCTAGTGATGCTCACATTTAAGGGTTCGTCGTCTATTTtacttttgatttttgttacttttgctTCTTGTTTTGCACAATTTCAACTTTGACTACCACTACTCAACCACTCCAATGTCTTTCGCCAGCTTTTGCATACCGTGCAccacaacaaaacagcaaccaaCACAGAGGACTCTTTGTTTTTCGGTAGTTTCGGTAGAGAGATAGCTTATAGGTATATCTTGCCCGGTCGTAGtttcgtttttggttttttttttttcggggggaTGCTCTCGATCGCGTCGCGTTTGGATACCAGTTCACTACTAGCCGCTCTTCCACGGTGGTGCGGGCGTTTATAAACCTTCGCAGCATCCCAATAACCAGTTGGattccgatgatgatgacgacgacgacgacgacgacgaccacgaccacgacgacaacTGCAACGAAGTTTGTTTTCGTCGTCAATCCCCGTCCGTTTTCGCCGGGGGTCCGGGGTGAGATGGAGGCACACTCGGGACCACCGCTCGGGGTTCGGCTGGAACGGCTGAGGCGGCACGAAAACGGAAGAGCCAACACTCCAGGAATTAAAAGGGAGCCGGGAGAGGGgaactggggggggggggataggAGAGGATATTGGAAAAGGGGgagttgcaaaaataaaataacaataaaaaaactgaaTCGTATAAAaccgacacacatacacatcaatGATAAATTGATGAAAGACTTCGGCAGTCGGACATAGGAGACGAACCTGGAGATGAAGAACGCAGCACAAGTTgagggtggaggggggggggggggagtcaAGATAGGATGCAGAGCCGagagcacaacaacaaaacacgcgCGGAACGAGTTTTACCAACTGCGAATAATAACCTGTACCCGGGCGCGTGTGTCGGTTGTTGCGTCCGCCGGGCGTCCAAACGTCAGCTACTAGGCCGCACTATTTTCTAACCTCCaaacagacatacacacacacacacacacacatattcggAGCTGTAGTGTACGTTCCTGGCGACTGGGAAGGATACTGCCGGTGCAGCGACGGCCACCTGCACACaggttgttgtggttgtatTCTTCTTTCCTTGTTTGCAATTGCAAATCCCAATCTCCCAGGCTCCCAGGTTCGAACTTTGGAACCTCTGGAGGCACCTTTTGCgctgtattttttgagtgcccgtgtgtgcacgtgtgtgtgtgtgtgtgctttattcCTGGAGGAGGCCGTTTACGTTGCCAATCTCCGACTTCCATCCACATCGCCCGCAACAGGTTGCTGATGTTATTTTCACGTTTTATTGACATCGCCTCGGAGACACTGGAAGAAAACGGACTCGTCGCTAGGAGGTCGTCGGTACCGGTTGTCATGTCATGAGATTCGAGAAttggagacagagagagagagagagataataTACACAGGAGTCTCTGACTACAAGACTCTGCCTGGAGATTGGAGTTGGATTGGATCTCTCTGGGCGTTACTGCGTCGAAGAAAGGACATGGTAAGTGCGATGATGTACACAAACCCCTGGATGACATCAGTGATCAGGGCAGTCGTGTTGGAAGAACATCCAGCCCAATGGTAACGCTTGCCTAGAGATATCTTAGGACATCAGTAAGTGAGAAGACATTACGACACAAACACCCCGCTCAGCCAGGCCCTACGGAATACGAAGGGCAACGGTCGAGGCGACATTTCGGGAGTTTTCTAGAAATCTCGTTACATCTTCCACCACCGTTGGACCTTTCCCCTCCCAAAGCTTATCAATTCTGTTAAGAAATAGAGTGATCGTCCGACGGGAGAAACGAAACATATAGGTCCAAGtcttcgtctctctctctctcgctgtcaCGCTTTTAGTGTGCTGGAGGAGCAGTTACAGATAGCGATCGTGCCTCCCTTACGCAGGCATAAAGCACCATCGAACCGTGCATTTTCTTCCCACGCCAAGGGAAACACACAGAGACATGAATAAATTGAGATAAAACGCAACACCGAAGGCGACGACGGTGCAGTCTCCCAAAACCCGTAACCAATAAACTCCCACCCCTCCTCCCCTTTCAGACTAAAAgattgtacacacacacacacacacagaggcccCGAAAAGAGGCGTGTTGGGTTTTAGaa is part of the Anopheles gambiae chromosome X, idAnoGambNW_F1_1, whole genome shotgun sequence genome and harbors:
- the LOC1271932 gene encoding tyrosine aminotransferase encodes the protein MKDLVDLPATLHQLNNQRPIKSKRNRWNVAISEFARLTHNPIRAIVEGLNIQPNPSKPLIALSIGDPTTFGNLKPSQETVDAVRQALEDGSGNGYAPANGHLEAREAVARYVQHQGPVTAADVILCSGCSSALDLCISVLGGPGRNILVPKPGFSIYRTLAEGFGIECRTYDLLPERNWEADLVQLEQLIDEQTCALVVTNPGNPCGSVFPRAHLEAIVDIAERHFVPIIADEIYEHFVFPGQEFHAVSTLSQRVPVLSCGGLTKRFLVPGWRMGWIIVHDRDGVFGEVRRGLANLSVRILGSNTLVQRALPAILDNTPNDFFDDLVATLHRHAELAYKGIKQIRGLNPIMPGGAMYMMVGIDVEHFPEFETDLRFVEALVAEQSVFCLPGQCFEYPNYFRLVLTVPEEMIVEAVKRLEEFCEQHYKLDNDLLLQQQNGLLNQMTQL